The following nucleotide sequence is from Pararhodobacter zhoushanensis.
GTTGCCCGGCCCCTGAACATGGCGTGCCGTCAGGGTCGGGCAATGCGGCGAGGACCGGCTGGAACACGTGTCCGGACTGCCTGTCCGCGTGATCATTGACCCCAAGACCGTTCGCGCAGTGCCGGTCCCGCGCAAACAGTCCTGACGTCAAAATCTGCGGCTTTGGCGCTGGCTTGCGGGCGGCTACCGGCCTGCAGTCCAGTAGGTCGCGGCGCGGAACTCGTCAGGACCAAGCCCCATCGCGGCGGCGATCTCGCGCGCGGCGGTTGCCTCGGACCGTTCGCCCGCGAAGAAAGCCGAGCGCGGCCCGTCCGGCAGCGACAGCCGGTGCAGCAGTGACAACAGATCAACACCCGCGCCGCGCGCGATCCACGTCAGCGACAGCCCGTCCGGCAGTGCCACCTCCTGAGCGTCTGCAAGATCGGGCACCAGCACGAAAGCGTGCCCGCGCGTCCCAGGTTCAGCGGCCTTCAAGGCGCGCAGGATCACTGGAAGCGCCGTCTCGTCGCCGACAAGCCCCAGCCACGGCGCTTGCCGAACCGCCTTGCCACCCGGTCCCGCGATCAACATCGCGTCGCCCGGTTGCGCGGTCGCGGTCCATTCGGTCACCCGCCCGCCCTCGTGCACAAAGACATCGGTGTCCAGCCAGCGCCCCTCCGGGTCCAGCGCGACGATGGTATAGGGCGGGCGGTGCCATGCGTCGATGCCGCCGGGCCATTCCACGCCCGCCTCGCCCGTCCGCGGCCAGTCGGCACCTTCAGGGCCAAGAACAAAGCGGAAATGCGCACTCTGGCCATCCATGAACGCCGAGAAATCACCCGCCAGTCTGACCCGGCGGAAGTTTGGCGAGATCTGCCTGATCGAAACCACCCTTGTCATCGTCATCTTCGGCGGTTGCAGACCCATCCAATGCGGCACCGCGTCGAAAGCCGTCGCACAGAACCCGTTGATCAGGTCGACCAACGCGCTCATCTGCTGCGTCTCGGTGGCAGCCACGCTGATCTGCACCCCTCGCGGATGGGCGGCAGCGGTGACGACACCGGCGCTGGAACGGATCGTCACCTGACCCTCACGGCTCTCGACGGCAGCGCCACGGGCACGTGCGCGCTCGGCCAGCGGGGACAGCGCTGTACGGGCCTCGATAGGCAGCATTCCGGTTGCGGTGGGCATTGGGAGCCTCCTGACCTGTTCGTCAATCTGACGAGACAGACCACGGATGATCTGCTGCGCTCTCGTCGGTTGAAATCTGGGAACGAGGCGGGCTATCGGGCTGGCACGTGTGATGTAGCCTCGGCAGCTTGTGGGGTCAAACGGTGTCTTGCCCCAGCGCCGTTCATCCCCCCGAAAATCCGCTTTCAAGTGGTCTTTCTTGCCACGCCGATCTTGCCGCGCGCCACTTTTGCGCGCAAAAACCTTGCGGTAGCCAGCCTTCGGTCAGCCAACCCCCAACGCCTGAAGGTCGCCCATGCTCAGTCAGTTCTTCGCCTACTATCGTCCGCACATGCGCCTTTTCTGGCTGGATTTCGGCTGCGCCGTGCTTTCGGGACTGCTGGAACTGGCCTTCCCGCTGGCCATAGCGGGTTTCATCGACCACCTGCTGCCGCGTGGCGAAGTCGGGCTGACACTGTGGGCAGCAACGGCATTGGTGCTGATCTACGTGATCAATGCGGGGCTGATGGCGGTGGTGATCTATTGGGGCCACAAACTGGGTATCACCATCGAAACCGAGATGCGCGCCCGCGCCTTCGCGCATCTCACGCGCCTTAACTGGCGCTGGTTCGACAAGGCCGAGACCGGCAAACTGGTGGCCCGCGTGACCCGCGATCTTGAAGAGATCGGCGAGGTCGCACACCACGGGCCCGAAGACCTGTTCATCGCGATCATGACCTTCGTGGGCGCCTTCGCCCTGATGCTCTGGTTCCACGTCCCGCTGGCACTGATGACCGCGGTCATCGTGCCGGTGATGGTCATCCTGCTGGCGGTCTATGGCGGGCGCATGACGCGGGCCTGGCAGTCGATTTATGGCCGTGTCGGACAGTTCAACGTGCGGCTCGAAGAGACGCTGGGCGGCATCCGTGTGGTGCAGGCCTTTACCAACGAAGCGCATGAACGAGAGCTCTTCGCACAAGCCAACAACGACTACCGCGCGACCAAGCTGGACGCCTACCGCATCATGGCGGCAGCAACCACGCTGCAGTACATGGGCCTGCGCCTTGTGCAGGTGATCGTGATGGTGGCAGGCGCCGTCTTTGTTTTCGCAGGCACCCTGTCGACAGGCAGTTTTGTGGCGTTTCTGCTGCTGGTCGGGGTGTTTTTCCGCCCGTTGGAAAAGATCGCTGCGGTCATCGAAACCTATCCCCGTGGCATCGCGGGCTTTCAGCGTTTTCAAGCGCTGCTGGCCGAACAGCCGGACATCGCGGACGGCCCCGATGCCCGGCCTGCGCCCGCCTTCGCGGGACGGATCGAGTTTGACGATGTGGCGTTCACCTATGACGGCGCGCAAGGCGTGTTGAACGGCGTTTCGCTGGTCGTCGAGCCGGGTCAGACGGTGGCTCTGGTCGGGCCGTCGGGCGCGGGCAAGACGACGTTGATGGCCCTGTTGCCGCGTTTTTACGAGCCGACCGGTGGCGACGTCAGGATCGACGGCATCCCGGTGCGCCAGATGACGCTCGAGAGCCTGCGCAACCAGATCGGGCTGGTGTCGCAAGATGTGTTTCTGTTCGGCGGCACCCTCAGGGAAAACATCGCCTATGGCCGACTCGATGCCAGCGAGGAAGAGATCCTGTCCGCCGTCGAGAACGCGCAGCTGCAAGATCTGGTAGCGCGGATGCCCGAGGGGCTGGAGACAAGGGTCGGTCAGCGGGGGGTGATGCTGTCCGGCGGTCAGAAGCAGCGGGTCGCCATCGCGCGGGTCTTCCTGCGCAACCCGCCGATCCTGCTTCTGGACGAGGCAACATCCGCCCTCGATCGGGGCACCGAACGCAAGGTGCAGGCCGCTCTTGAAACGCTTTCTCAGGGCCGGACCACCTTGGTCATCGCACACCGGCTGCAAACCATTCGTCACGCTGACCTGATCGTCGTCCTGAACGAGGGCCGGATCGTTGAAAGCGGTCGCCATGATCAGCTCGTGAACCGCCGATCCGCGTATTTCTCGATGGTGGATTGAGTGTGACCTGCCCCTGAACTTGATCCGCTCCCCAACGTCGGACCACCCGAAGGCCGCGTTTTCCGGCGTTGATCAGGGTCGCGGGCTGGTGGTGCCGGACTGTGCGCCATTGCCTCGCGCAGTCCGGCCCAAACCGGCTCAGCTGAGGACGGACATGAGCAGGCCCTCGGGAAGGCGCAGGGACATGGCCGTGGTGATGCCATAGATGAAAGCAACGGCCGCACTGGTCAGGATTGCAGCGCGAAGCAGCGGGGCCTTTCCGGCGACGATCAGGAAGACCGGAAAGAAGATCGCCATCGCCGCCAGAAACCCGATCAGCCAGATTGCGGCAACCACGGCGATGAAGACACCAAGGTAAAGCTCGCGCCCGGACCAGCGCCCTTGAAGGGCCAGCGCCGCGTCATCATCGTGGATCGCTGAGGCCCGCGCTCCGTAGAGATGGGTCAGCACCCAGAGCGCGCCGCCACCCGCCAGAAGCCCGATCGTGAGCGGAAACACCTGGCCAAGGAAGCTGAGCCCCAAGGCGGTGACGATACAGGCACCCGACGCCGCGAGGAACAGCGCGGCAAAGGCAAACTGGCGCGGCCGGGTCGCATTTGCAGCGGGATCGGTGTCGCCCTCGCTCGATATCTCGGTGCCGTAGCGCAGGCCAAGAACCACCGAGGCGACCGTAATGCCAGCGATGATCAGCACGCCCGGCCGCCAGATCCAGTCCCAGTCGTAGAACTGGACAGCCTGATAAAGATAGCCCTCGGCCCCCGGCGCGAGCACAAAACCGATGAGCAGTGCCGGACGCGGCCACCCAAAGCGGCGCATATAAAGTCCGACCGCCCCCATCACCAGCAGCGCCACCAGATCGGCGATGGACCGCGTTGCCTGATAGGCGGCAAACATGGTGATCATGATCATGAACGGCGCGAGATAGACGAAGGGGATCTGCGTCAACCGCGCGACATAGCGCGCCAGCAAGACGCAAAGCCCGGCGCCGACGATATTGGCCAGCGCGAGGGACCAGATGATCGTGTAGGTCAGGTCAAGCCGCGTCTCGACCAGCGTGATGCCGGGCTGGATCCCCAGCAGCACCATGCCACCAAGGAACACCGCCATCGAGCCCGAACCCGGCACGCCGAAAAGAAGCGTCGGGATCAGCGCGCCGCCCTGACAGGCGTTGTTGGCGGATTCCGGCGCGATAACGCCGCGGATGTCACCCTTGCCGAATTGCGACTTGTCGCGGCTGGTCTGCACCACATGGCTGTAGGCGATCCAGTCGACCACCGCGCCGCCAAGACCCGGCAGGGCGCCAATGACACAGCCGAGACCCGCGCAGCGGGCCACCAGCCAAGGGTGACGCAGCACATCGCGCAGACCTTTGCCCCAGCCGCCGCCCAGCCCGGTGGTCTCGGAGATCGCGGTGCCGCGCTTGAGAAGGTCGATGATCTCGGGGATGGCGAACAGGCCCATCGCCACCACGACCAGCGGAATGCCGTCATACAAATAGTCGATGCCCAGCGTCATCCGCAGCTCGCCGGTCGCAGGCGCGGTCCCGATCACGCCGATGATCAGCCCGAGGCCCGCCGCAGCAATGCCCTTGGCCAGACTTCGGCCCGAAAGCACCGCGACCATTGACAGGCCGAAGAGCGTGAGCATGAAGAGTTCGGCCGAGGAGAAAGAGAGAACCAGCGGTCGCGCCAGGACGATCGCCACCGACAGGACCAGCGCGCCGATGACACCGCCGAACAGCGAACTTGCAAAGGCTGCCGACAGGGCGCGGGCGGCCTCACCCTTCTTGGCGAGAGGGAAGCCATCGAGCACCGTTGCCTGACTTGCACTGGACCCGGGTATCCCCATCATCACCGACGTGAACGTGTCACCTGTCGGGATCACAGCAACCATGCCGATGAGCATGCCAAGCGCCGAGGTCGGATCCATCCCGTAGAGAAACGGCAGCAGGATAGACATGCCGGCGATGCCGCCCAGCCCGGGCAGGATGCCCACCACCAGGCCGACGAGGACGCCGATCACCAGAAATCCCAGATGCGCGCCGGTGAAGACCTGACTCAGCGCAAGAAGTGCGGCGTCCAGCATGATTGTCCCTCCCAAAATAGAACGTCGACGGAACCTCCTCGGGGTTCCGTCGACAATGCGTCACAGGTTGACGTTGAATTCGTCGCGCAACCAGGTGACCAGATACTCGCGGACCGCCGGGTCAATCTCCAGTGCTTGCGTCAGCGCGGCGTCGGCCTCGGCCCCGACCAGCTGCTCATAGACACCCAGCTCCTCGCCGGCGCGCTCACGGAAGTCCGGCGCATCGACGATCTGTTGCGCGGCGGCCGTATAGGCAGCAAGCATTTCGGCTGGGACATCGCGGGGCAGAACCATCATCTTCTGCAGCGAGAAACCGGCGAGCATCAGCGACTGCCAGGCCGCAAAAGCCTGCCCCTCAGGCGCAGCACCCGTCGCCTGCTCGAAGAACTCGACAAAGGTCGGCAGGTCGGGGAAGGACGGGTCACGCACGACCGAGCCATCGGCGTTGACCACGCCAAGCGCGAACAGCGGAATTGCGTTGCCCGAGTCTACCAGCGGTACGACACTGTTGAGATAGGCGGGTGTGGTCTGGAAATCGATCCCGGCCTCACCGCGCTCAAACGCCAGACGCCCGGCGCCACGGCTTTCCATGCCAAAGACCGGACGTATGGAAAGACCCAGCATCTCGAAGGCCAGCAACGCTGGCAGTTCAAGCCCGGTCGCGCTCTGCGCCGCAAAGCGGATATCGGCGGCGCGCAGCGCCTCGATGTCACCCGGCCCGGTCACGCCGTAGCGCGGTGCGATATAGACCACGCCGCCGGTCGGCGAGGCGAGGACCGCAGTCCAGTTGGCATAATCGTAGCGCACACGCGGATCGCCCAAGATCGCCGGGAACTGCGTCGAGGCCGAGGTGCCCAGTACCTCAAAACCGCTCGAACCGGCGCGCGCCGCGAACTGGTTCGCGCCGGTGATCGAGCCGCCGCCGGGCACGTTCAGCACGACCACGTTGGGGTTGCCCGGCAGGGCCTGACTAAATTGCGGGGCGAAAAAGCGCGCCCAGACATCGGTGCCGCCACCAACGCCGAACGGAATTGTCCATTCAACGTTCTGGCCCGAGAAGTCCTGGGCGATGGCGGGCATTGCCACGGGCGCGAAGGCCGTCGCGCAAACGAGGGCCGCCCGAAGGCTAATGGCTTTCAGGATGGTCATGGTTTCTCCTCCTCCTAAGTTAAGTCTGGGTCAGGCAGCGACGTCGCGCACGTGGACGACGCCGTCCAAGATGCGCCGCGCGGTACGGATGACCGACACGCGGGTCACTTCGCCGGTTTCCGGGTTCTGTTCGATCTCGATCGGCGTGCTGCCCGACGGGTGTTCGATCTGCAGCAGGCGACGCCCTTGGGCATCCGGCTGAGGCAACGCGGCAAGCGCGTGGGCAACCGAACCGGGCGTACAGCAGGCGGCGGCAATGCAGACTGCGCCGGTCACGGCAACCGCCGTATGGCACGAATGCGGCATGAAATAGCGGGCGCGGATCGTGCCCCCGGCCGCAGGGGGCGATACCAGAATGGGTTTCGGAATGACGAGGTCGGCCACATTGCCCAGCCCCATCGCCCTGCCTGCCTGCAGCCGGATGGCTTCAAGCTGCGCCATGAAGGAGCGGTCGCCATCAAGCGCGGCGGGACTTTCGCCGCCGGTTTTTCCAAAGCTTCGAGCATCGGCCATCATCGCAGCGACTGCCATATCGATCAAACTGACGTCATACCCGTCGATCATCTCACGGATTTGCCCGCTGGGCAGGAATTTCCCGGTCTTCGAGCCTGCGGCATCGAGAAACGCCAGGCGGATCGGGGCGGCGGTGCCCGGAACGCCGGCGATGGCCGTTGTTCCGTCATAGGTCACCCGGGCATTGGGCGTCTCGACGGTCGCTTCGATCAGCTTGCCGGTGTTGACGTTGTGGATCACCAGACGCGTCAATGGGTCGCCAGCGGTGACGAGACCGCGCTCGATGGCGTAGGGCCCTACCGCGGCAAGCATGTTGCCGCAATTGGGCGCGGTGTCGACCAGAGCGCGCTCGACGTTGACCTGCGCGAAGAGGTAATCGACGTCCGCCCCCGGAACCGTGGCCGGGCCGACGATGGCGACCTTGCTGGTCAGGGCATTGCCGCCGCCGATCCCGTCGATCTGCAGCGGGTGACCCGAGCCGAGCGCCGAAATCAACATGGCGTCACGGGCTGCGGTGTTGGCCGGGAGATCTGAGGCCAGAAAAACGGGGCCACGGGAGGTGCCGCCACGCATCAGAACGCAGGGTATTGTCGGCATTGGCGGGTTCCTCCTCACTACGGTCGCTGTCCGACCGCTTGAAGGAACCTTGCCATTTGCCTTCTTTTGTGTGAAATGCATTTTTCACACTGTTTAATGCGCTAGACACATGAATATAGATCTCGAAGACCTCCGCGCCTTTGTCGCCACCGCCGAGATGCGCAATTTCGGAACGGCAGCCGAGAGCATCCATCTGTCGCAGCCTGCCCTGACCCGGCGCATCCAGAAGCTTGAGCAGGCTTTGGGCGTGACATTGCTCGAACGGACCACGAGGCGGGTCGAGCTGACGGCGGTCGGACGCGATTTTCTGGGGCGCGCGCGGCGGCTTCTCGACGATTTCGAGACATCGCTGCTGTCGGTTCGTGAAATCGCCGAACGCCGGTCAGGTCTGGTCAGCATCGCCTGCATTCCGACTGCGGCTTATTACTTTCTCCCCGACGTGGTGCGCGCCTTCAACACGGCCTATCCCGCCATCCGCATACGCATCGTCGATGATGGCGCGAATGAGGTGCTGCAGAGCGTTCTGAACCGCGAAGTCGATTTCGGCATCACCCTCCTTGGCGCTGACGATCCCGATGTCCTGTTCGCGCCGCTGGTCGAAGAGCCGTTCATGCTGGCGTGCCGCACCGACCATGAGCTTGCAAAACGGGCATCGGTGACCTGGAGCGATCTGGCAGAGCATCGCTTCATCACCGTCGGGCGCTCCAGCGGTAACCGGCTTATCATCGACCTTGGCCTTGGGCGGGCCGGGATACGGCCAAAGTGGTTCTACGAGGTCCAGCACCTGTCGACGTCGCTGGGCCTTGTCGAGGCCGGGCTGGGTATCGCAGCCCTACCGCGCATGTCCCTACCGACGGGCGACCATCCGACGATTGCAAGCCGTCCACTGAAGGACCCGGTGGTGACACGCACCGTGGGTCTGGTCCGGCGTGTCGGCTCGACACTGTCACCCTCAGCCGAGCGCTTTTACACCATGATGATGGAGCGGTGGCAGGACAGGTAAACCGACTGCCCGCGCGCAGTTCCCATCACCGGGACCTGTCCTGCGCTTTGCAAACCCGATCGGTTCCGCAGCCCCCTTCGCGCCACAGACGCAGCCGTCGCTATTGCGCCGGGGTGGTGCGAGAAGAAACGGATCACGGCACAAGAAACCCCTTTGGATCCTGGCTTCTAAAGGCCCTGACCCTGCCCGAAGGGCCCAATAACCCAACAATCCCAGGGCGGGTTCTCGTGCATCGGCGTCAGGTCGTCTGCTCATTTGCGTGTACTTGACCTGCGCACTCACGCACCGATCAGCGTGGCATCCCAGCGGCCCGAGGTCACGCCGTTGCTTACCAACTCGATCAGCAACGCGCGAACTACCTCCTGCACATAGGTCTGCGGCCGATCCGCAAGCTCGCAAAGATAGAGCGTGCGCGACAGCGACGGCTCGATGATGGGCCGGTAGGTCAGGGTTCCATTTGCGATCGCTTCACTGACCGAAAGCTTGGTGCCGATGGTGCAGCCCAGCCGCTCGCGCAGCGCGCCGGATATGGCCTGAACCGAATTCATCTTCAGCACTGCGCTGCTTTCAATGCGCTTGAGCAACGCGACTTCGTCCAGGATCGGCCCTGACGAGACGCCCTGCTGCATCATGATGATCGGCAGGGACATCATTTCCTCGACTGTGATCGGCACCTCGGCGTTGCCCAGTAGCTCCGGCGCGCCGACGCAGCCCATCCGCTCACTGAGCAAGGGGCTGGACTTGAGCCTTGCGTCGGTCGGCGGGTTATAGACCAGCGCCATGTCGACCTCAGAGCGCATGAGGAAGGCCAGCGTCGCGCCAGACAGACTTTCATTCAGGCTCAGCTGGACACGGGGATGGTCGGCCATCATCCGTTTTGCCAACTGCACCCCGATCGCCTTGACCGCCGAATAGGCCATGCCGACGCGCACCGTGCCTGAGATTTCCTTGCCCCCCTCGCGGATATCGGCCACCGCAACGTCGATGGAGCGCAAGATGGACGTGGCGTGCTGGTAAAGCCGCTCTCCGGCGGCAGTGGGGCTCATGCCCCGGGGTTTGCGGATGAATAGCGGCGTGGCCAGCTCGGTCTCAAGACGCGTCAGGTGATAGCTCAGCGCGGTCGTGGCGATATTCACCCGCGCCGAGGCCGCCAGAAGCGAGCCGTTGTCATAGATTGCCTGAAAGTAGCGCAACTGTCTGATGTCCATCGGGCGCAAGCTTTCTATTTTTTAGACACATCCTGTCGAAACTATGTAATTTTTATCCCTCACAGGCAAGGCTAGGGTCTGCTGACTGTTAGGGGGAGACCGTCAGCCATGACCCGCGATCTGCAGAGTGCCCAGACAAAAACCCGCGTTGCGGCGCTGGACCCGACAGGTTTTCCCCCGGTTGTGGTTGGCAAGACGGCCGCGCCCCGGCTTTCCACGCTGGAGGGCAAGACTGTCTATCTGGTGGACAGCCGGTTCGACGATTCCCTCGAATTGCTCAAGCAGATCAAGATCTGGTTCTCCGAGGTCATGCCCGGTGTCACCGTCGAGATCAGGCAGCTGGCCAGCACCTATGCCAAGGACGACCCCGCGCTGTGGGAAGAGATCCGCGACAAAGGGGATGCCGCGATCATCGGCGTCGGTCATTGCAGCACCTGCGCGCCTGCGGTGTCGACCCATGCGATCACACTCGAGACGAAATACGGCGTACCAACCGTCGCCGTGCATACCGAGAAATTCGACCGCGTCGTGCGCTCGGTCACCAAGATGGCCGGTCTGCCGCAAGCGCCGCTGGTGTTTGTACCGCAACCCGTGATGGGCAAGACCGAGGCCGAGCTGCGCGCCTATGTGCATGGCACGGATCCGGTGCGCGGGGGCGCAGTCATGCAGGAGATCGTCGAGGCGCTGACCACCAGCCTGCCCCCGGTCACCAGGGACAGCGACCCCGCGACCCCGCGCGAGCGGCTGGTCTGGGCGGACAGCGAAGATGACCTGCACGCGCTCTACCAGCAGAACCTGTGGACCGATTTCCTGCCCATCGTGCTGCCGACCGAGGCGCGTGTCGAGCAGATGCTGGCGGGCACCAGCCGCGCGCGTGACGAGGTGATCGGACGCATGCAACCCACCCCGAACCGGGGCGCGTGGAGCTATACCGTCGAGAAGGTCGCGATCAACGCGGTGATGGCGGGCGCACGGCCCGAGTATTTCCCGGTGATCCTGGCGCTGGCCGCGTCCGAGTTTTCCTCGCGCCGCTCATCCTCGTCGTCGGTCGCGACGATGG
It contains:
- a CDS encoding LysR family transcriptional regulator encodes the protein MNIDLEDLRAFVATAEMRNFGTAAESIHLSQPALTRRIQKLEQALGVTLLERTTRRVELTAVGRDFLGRARRLLDDFETSLLSVREIAERRSGLVSIACIPTAAYYFLPDVVRAFNTAYPAIRIRIVDDGANEVLQSVLNREVDFGITLLGADDPDVLFAPLVEEPFMLACRTDHELAKRASVTWSDLAEHRFITVGRSSGNRLIIDLGLGRAGIRPKWFYEVQHLSTSLGLVEAGLGIAALPRMSLPTGDHPTIASRPLKDPVVTRTVGLVRRVGSTLSPSAERFYTMMMERWQDR
- a CDS encoding type 2 periplasmic-binding domain-containing protein, with the translated sequence MTILKAISLRAALVCATAFAPVAMPAIAQDFSGQNVEWTIPFGVGGGTDVWARFFAPQFSQALPGNPNVVVLNVPGGGSITGANQFAARAGSSGFEVLGTSASTQFPAILGDPRVRYDYANWTAVLASPTGGVVYIAPRYGVTGPGDIEALRAADIRFAAQSATGLELPALLAFEMLGLSIRPVFGMESRGAGRLAFERGEAGIDFQTTPAYLNSVVPLVDSGNAIPLFALGVVNADGSVVRDPSFPDLPTFVEFFEQATGAAPEGQAFAAWQSLMLAGFSLQKMMVLPRDVPAEMLAAYTAAAQQIVDAPDFRERAGEELGVYEQLVGAEADAALTQALEIDPAVREYLVTWLRDEFNVNL
- a CDS encoding tripartite tricarboxylate transporter permease produces the protein MLDAALLALSQVFTGAHLGFLVIGVLVGLVVGILPGLGGIAGMSILLPFLYGMDPTSALGMLIGMVAVIPTGDTFTSVMMGIPGSSASQATVLDGFPLAKKGEAARALSAAFASSLFGGVIGALVLSVAIVLARPLVLSFSSAELFMLTLFGLSMVAVLSGRSLAKGIAAAGLGLIIGVIGTAPATGELRMTLGIDYLYDGIPLVVVAMGLFAIPEIIDLLKRGTAISETTGLGGGWGKGLRDVLRHPWLVARCAGLGCVIGALPGLGGAVVDWIAYSHVVQTSRDKSQFGKGDIRGVIAPESANNACQGGALIPTLLFGVPGSGSMAVFLGGMVLLGIQPGITLVETRLDLTYTIIWSLALANIVGAGLCVLLARYVARLTQIPFVYLAPFMIMITMFAAYQATRSIADLVALLVMGAVGLYMRRFGWPRPALLIGFVLAPGAEGYLYQAVQFYDWDWIWRPGVLIIAGITVASVVLGLRYGTEISSEGDTDPAANATRPRQFAFAALFLAASGACIVTALGLSFLGQVFPLTIGLLAGGGALWVLTHLYGARASAIHDDDAALALQGRWSGRELYLGVFIAVVAAIWLIGFLAAMAIFFPVFLIVAGKAPLLRAAILTSAAVAFIYGITTAMSLRLPEGLLMSVLS
- a CDS encoding ABC transporter ATP-binding protein, whose translation is MLSQFFAYYRPHMRLFWLDFGCAVLSGLLELAFPLAIAGFIDHLLPRGEVGLTLWAATALVLIYVINAGLMAVVIYWGHKLGITIETEMRARAFAHLTRLNWRWFDKAETGKLVARVTRDLEEIGEVAHHGPEDLFIAIMTFVGAFALMLWFHVPLALMTAVIVPVMVILLAVYGGRMTRAWQSIYGRVGQFNVRLEETLGGIRVVQAFTNEAHERELFAQANNDYRATKLDAYRIMAAATTLQYMGLRLVQVIVMVAGAVFVFAGTLSTGSFVAFLLLVGVFFRPLEKIAAVIETYPRGIAGFQRFQALLAEQPDIADGPDARPAPAFAGRIEFDDVAFTYDGAQGVLNGVSLVVEPGQTVALVGPSGAGKTTLMALLPRFYEPTGGDVRIDGIPVRQMTLESLRNQIGLVSQDVFLFGGTLRENIAYGRLDASEEEILSAVENAQLQDLVARMPEGLETRVGQRGVMLSGGQKQRVAIARVFLRNPPILLLDEATSALDRGTERKVQAALETLSQGRTTLVIAHRLQTIRHADLIVVLNEGRIVESGRHDQLVNRRSAYFSMVD
- a CDS encoding siderophore-interacting protein, yielding MPTATGMLPIEARTALSPLAERARARGAAVESREGQVTIRSSAGVVTAAAHPRGVQISVAATETQQMSALVDLINGFCATAFDAVPHWMGLQPPKMTMTRVVSIRQISPNFRRVRLAGDFSAFMDGQSAHFRFVLGPEGADWPRTGEAGVEWPGGIDAWHRPPYTIVALDPEGRWLDTDVFVHEGGRVTEWTATAQPGDAMLIAGPGGKAVRQAPWLGLVGDETALPVILRALKAAEPGTRGHAFVLVPDLADAQEVALPDGLSLTWIARGAGVDLLSLLHRLSLPDGPRSAFFAGERSEATAAREIAAAMGLGPDEFRAATYWTAGR
- a CDS encoding 4-oxalomesaconate tautomerase is translated as MPTIPCVLMRGGTSRGPVFLASDLPANTAARDAMLISALGSGHPLQIDGIGGGNALTSKVAIVGPATVPGADVDYLFAQVNVERALVDTAPNCGNMLAAVGPYAIERGLVTAGDPLTRLVIHNVNTGKLIEATVETPNARVTYDGTTAIAGVPGTAAPIRLAFLDAAGSKTGKFLPSGQIREMIDGYDVSLIDMAVAAMMADARSFGKTGGESPAALDGDRSFMAQLEAIRLQAGRAMGLGNVADLVIPKPILVSPPAAGGTIRARYFMPHSCHTAVAVTGAVCIAAACCTPGSVAHALAALPQPDAQGRRLLQIEHPSGSTPIEIEQNPETGEVTRVSVIRTARRILDGVVHVRDVAA
- a CDS encoding UGSC family (seleno)protein, with protein sequence MTRDLQSAQTKTRVAALDPTGFPPVVVGKTAAPRLSTLEGKTVYLVDSRFDDSLELLKQIKIWFSEVMPGVTVEIRQLASTYAKDDPALWEEIRDKGDAAIIGVGHCSTCAPAVSTHAITLETKYGVPTVAVHTEKFDRVVRSVTKMAGLPQAPLVFVPQPVMGKTEAELRAYVHGTDPVRGGAVMQEIVEALTTSLPPVTRDSDPATPRERLVWADSEDDLHALYQQNLWTDFLPIVLPTEARVEQMLAGTSRARDEVIGRMQPTPNRGAWSYTVEKVAINAVMAGARPEYFPVILALAASEFSSRRSSSSSVATMVVVNGPIRHEIGMNFGIGAMGPYNHANATIGRAYSLLSQNLQGGSTPDQTYMGTMGSAYSYSGLTFAENEERSPWEPLHVQHGFKAEDSTVSIFSGLRAVTHSLGLREKHWREHVADMLRGTEAITAPCLVLDPICAQQFVDRGGFADKAALIDFIHDLAKVPAGEYWDLQLVQNYVYPRATFGEEPLATRLKAAPDELIHKFLKERINVVVTGGETNGYWQIMSVTRHDTLSIDAWR
- a CDS encoding LysR family transcriptional regulator, which translates into the protein MDIRQLRYFQAIYDNGSLLAASARVNIATTALSYHLTRLETELATPLFIRKPRGMSPTAAGERLYQHATSILRSIDVAVADIREGGKEISGTVRVGMAYSAVKAIGVQLAKRMMADHPRVQLSLNESLSGATLAFLMRSEVDMALVYNPPTDARLKSSPLLSERMGCVGAPELLGNAEVPITVEEMMSLPIIMMQQGVSSGPILDEVALLKRIESSAVLKMNSVQAISGALRERLGCTIGTKLSVSEAIANGTLTYRPIIEPSLSRTLYLCELADRPQTYVQEVVRALLIELVSNGVTSGRWDATLIGA